The sequence CCGCTGGCGGTAGAACCAGAGGAAGCCGCTCCCGCTGTCCAGCTTCCGGCAGCACGCATCCAGGTCATACGGCGCGCTGATGGACGCGGCGGCCAGCACCGGGGCCGCGTCGCCCGTCTCCTCCAGCAGCCGGCACAACACGTTGGCCCCCAGCGAGAACCCCACCGCGAGCATGGGCCCGGTGATGCGTGCGCCCACGTCCGCCATCACGAGCAGCGTGTCGCTCGTGTCCCCGGAGTGGTACGCGCGCGCCAGCCGGTTCGGCTCCCCGCTGCACGAGCGGAAGTTGATCGCCGTGGCACCCCAGCCGCGCTTCGCCGCGCCCCGCAGCACCTCCGTGACGTAGCCCGCCTGGGACGAACCCTCCAGGCCATGCAGCACCACCACGTGCGGCGCGCCCGTTGGACCGTCGAAGGTGTCCAGGTCGACGAAGTCCCCGTCCGGCAGCTCGCGCCGCTCACGCCGCAGGGGCGGTGAACGGGTGGGCCGCGCGATCGAGGCGAAGATGGTCTGCGCATGCGCGCCGCGGATCCCCGGCGCGGGGGCGAAGGGTTCGGTGGGTTGGAACTTCACGTCACATCTCCTGGCGCCCGAGCACGTCCCGACAGCCCCGCCACCGCCCGGGCCGCCCGCATGGAGGCGCAGCCGGAGGCCCGCACGGCCTCCGCCTCCCCGGTGAGCTGGAACAGGGCCAGGTAGTTGTGCACGCGCTCCTCCAGCGTGGGCGCTTCGATGCGCCGGCACACCTCATCCGCCGCGTAGTCCCGGCACACCTGCGGCCTGCGCTCGTAGACGGTGCACAGGTTGTCCGCGGCTAGATGGGGGCAGCGCAGCCCCAGGGGCTTGTCCAGCGCGGCGATGTCCGGCGCCACGCAGCAGGCGCCACAGCAGGTGCACTCCATGCAACTCCTTCAGCGGCGGACGGCCTTCTCGACCTTGCCCAGGTTCGTCACGGTGAGCGTGACGCCCTGGCCCTTCTTCCACACGACGAACTCGTCCTCGCGCTGGGGCTCCACCACGTGTTCCTTCACGCCGTCGTCTTCATAGCGCACGCTCACGCGGTAGGACTCCTCGCGCCGCACCCGCTCGTTCGTTCCGGCCGTCAGCTCCGGCCAGCGCGGCGGGTCGTCGGTGCCCTTCATCTCCCGTTGATCCACCTGCCTCCACGCGTACGTGTCGTAGGTGCACTGCTGCGAAAAGACGGGCTCGTTGCGGTAGCGCGTCTCGGTCTGGCAGTCCTCATAGGACTCGTTGCAGTACTTCGTCTCGTCGTGGCAGACCTCCTCGGCGAAGCCGTTGCCCTTGTCGCGGCGACGGCACTTCTCCTCGGTGCCACAGGCCACCTTGCGCGTCTTCGTCCGGCACACGCGCTCCGTGCCATCCGCCACCTTGCGCGTGCCGCGCTGGCGGGACACGCAGTCGCGGATGTTCGTCACGCCCGGCACCTCGCCGGCGCCGTCCACCGGCATGCGCGGGGCGGTGCTGCTCAGTTGATCCCTCCAGCCCGTGCGGGACTCCGGGAGGAAGCGCTCCTGCACCACGGCGCGGCGCCAGTTCGTGGCGGTGACCTCTCCCCGGAGGTCGTGCGTCATGTTCCCCCAGTACCCTATCGCGCAGGTCCCGAAGCAGCAGGAGCCCAGGATGCCCGCCACGATGAGCGCCACCTTCTTCCAGTTACCGGGTTTGGGCGCGGGCTTCGGGGGCGGCTGGGGGGACAGGTCCGCGATGGGCGCGGCCTTCGCGTCCGAGCCGCGCTCCGCGGAGCACTGCCGGCAGGCCGTGACATCGCCCCGGTTGGAGGCGCCGCAGTAGGCGCAGAACCAGTCCTCGCCCGCGCCCGCCAGGTCCAGGGCCTGT is a genomic window of Corallococcus soli containing:
- a CDS encoding YkgJ family cysteine cluster protein → MECTCCGACCVAPDIAALDKPLGLRCPHLAADNLCTVYERRPQVCRDYAADEVCRRIEAPTLEERVHNYLALFQLTGEAEAVRASGCASMRAARAVAGLSGRARAPGDVT
- a CDS encoding hydrolase, with protein sequence MKFQPTEPFAPAPGIRGAHAQTIFASIARPTRSPPLRRERRELPDGDFVDLDTFDGPTGAPHVVVLHGLEGSSQAGYVTEVLRGAAKRGWGATAINFRSCSGEPNRLARAYHSGDTSDTLLVMADVGARITGPMLAVGFSLGANVLCRLLEETGDAAPVLAAASISAPYDLDACCRKLDSGSGFLWFYRQRFLRTLKSKSRAKLQRFPDAFDLKTMQAAHTIRAFDDVVTGPLHGFQGAEHYYREASSGPRLADIRRPTLLLSAADDPMLEAPVIPPSARDNPFLSVVLTEHGGHVGFVAGSLRRPSFWAENQALVFFERVLAERPAAV
- a CDS encoding zinc finger protein, translating into MAERRRIIEGTWNCTSCGAKNIPARHKNCPSCNNPRELTGKESEFDFGDVDAAGRSTREGVTDEQALDLAGAGEDWFCAYCGASNRGDVTACRQCSAERGSDAKAAPIADLSPQPPPKPAPKPGNWKKVALIVAGILGSCCFGTCAIGYWGNMTHDLRGEVTATNWRRAVVQERFLPESRTGWRDQLSSTAPRMPVDGAGEVPGVTNIRDCVSRQRGTRKVADGTERVCRTKTRKVACGTEEKCRRRDKGNGFAEEVCHDETKYCNESYEDCQTETRYRNEPVFSQQCTYDTYAWRQVDQREMKGTDDPPRWPELTAGTNERVRREESYRVSVRYEDDGVKEHVVEPQREDEFVVWKKGQGVTLTVTNLGKVEKAVRR